A region of Aquarana catesbeiana isolate 2022-GZ linkage group LG08, ASM4218655v1, whole genome shotgun sequence DNA encodes the following proteins:
- the LOC141105262 gene encoding olfactory receptor 5AR1-like, whose translation MNKSFPMEFILYGLTDKIELNIPLFVIFLFVYITTVVGNVGLISLSIAKKHLHKPMYFFLSNLSFVDLVYSSAITPKMLRDFLSKSKTISFLGCAMQMYVFGSFASTECLLLGIMAYDRYVAICSPLQYQVYMSSILCFRMVVVAYFGGFVNSLVHTVPAFHLNFCRTNIIDHFFCDLPPLFKLSCSDTSINVVVLIILAGLVTMSSMTLILVSYTNIVLAIVRIRSAQGRYKAFNTCTSHITAVSIFYGTIFFMYLRPSVSNVLQQDRVASVFYSIVIPMLNSLIYSLRNAEVIEALKHYWKYFKC comes from the coding sequence ATGAATAAGAGTTTTCCAATGGAATTTATTCTCTATGGACTTACTGACAAGATTGAACTCAACATTCCATTGTTTGTCATATTTCTGTTTGTTTATATCACAACCGTGGTTGGCAATGTTGGCCTTATTTCTCTAAGTATAGCAAAGAAGCATCTTCATAAACCCATGTACTTCTTTCTAAGCAATCTTTCTTTTGTGGACCTCGTATATTCTTCCGCAATCACCCCTAAAATGCTGCGGGACTTTCTGAGTAAATCAAAGACCATCTCTTTTCTTGGCTGTGCCATGCAGATGTACGTCTTTGGGTCCTTTGCAAGCACCGAATGTCTTCTTCTAGGAATCATGGCCTACGATCGCTATGTGGCTATCTGTAGCCCTTTGCAGTACCAGGTCTACATGAGCAGTATTTTGTGTTTCCGCATGGTGGTTGTTGCTTACTTTGGAGGTTTTGTAAATTCTCTTGTGCACACAGTTCCTGCTTTTCATCTTAACTTCTGTAGAACCAACATCATTGATCATTTCTTCTGTGACCTTCCACCACTCTTTAAACTTTCCTGCTCTGATACATCAATCAATGTAGTTGTTCTGATTATTTTAGCTGGCCTTGTTACCATGAGCAGTATGACTCTTATCCTTGTCTCATACACCAACATTGTCTTGGCCATTGTGAGGATACGATCAGCCCAGGGTAGATACAAGGCTTTTAACACTTGTACTTCTCATATTACTGCAGTCAGCATCTTCTATGGGACTATCTTCTTTATGTATCTTCGCCCATCAGTTAGCAATGTCTTACAGCAGGATCGCGTGGCTTCTGTGTTCTACAGTATAGTTATACCTATGTTAAATTCCTTGATATACAGTTTAAGGAATGCTGAGGTTATAGAAGCATTAAAACATTATTGGAAATATTTTAAATGTTAA